The Primulina huaijiensis isolate GDHJ02 chromosome 10, ASM1229523v2, whole genome shotgun sequence region AATTTGACTCGATCTATTGTACTTAAACTCTAGTAtgttataaaattcaaatatgtaTCTTAATATCGACTATAAACCaatattttctaatacatattttaaatataaaatttaattatttagcttaattattttaaaataaaaaataattaaaatcaagtcATTAAACCTAATACATGCACATTTAAttaaaaccaagaaaacttgGAATAttcatttcataaaatatttgttgCCTATAGTACACGTCATTTGATTTAGCCCTTCAAATCTCTCCTACTTAGTCATTGCTAATtgtcatatttttaattaaatagataAATAGTCTTTTTAATTGATTAATCAATTTGAATTGAATGGATAAGAGTAAATTATTATGCGCTCTctaaatctaaacaaaaaatttatgttagtcattgtcaaaaaattatttatttacattctTTGATCTACAACAAAATGTGTTTGCACTCTCTAATTCcacatttattttctttgataaaattcgatacaaaatattaaaaatacagtactaatatatgatatttgagtactaaTTTTTTCAGATCtgatacaaatatattttctgAGTACTCAAACATGTATATcaaatattgatattgattacaCATTTGTATTTTCGGATGAAAATCAatacaaaactttgaaaatacggTACTTACTACTATATGATATTTGGATTAAGATATGATactgatatataatttttgagtaCTCGAACATGTTTAGCAAATGTTAGTATTGATATATATAGatgttcaaaatttatattaaaatcttATCTTTTGTATCGGATCTAAAAGAGTTGGTtacttaaatatcatatattagttcatattttcaatattttataccAATTTCCATCCGAAAAGACATATGtcaataatatcaatatttgttatatatgtttgggtattcaaaattcatatatttgtaCTAGATCCGAAACAACTGGTActcaaaataacatatattagtaccgtatttttaatgtttaacaCTGAATTTCATCCAAGAAAAATCtagatttagggaaacacaattTGTTGTGGATTAGGGAGtgcaaacaaataattttttcgaCAAGTACTGACAGATAATTTGTATTTGGGATTTAAGGAGTGCATATCAATTTATCCTTAAATCAATCATATGTATGTTGACATACACTTTGGATATTAACTAATTGAATGTCTTCAATATGAGCAGTTTTCGAATGCTCTTAATAGTTATATCAATAAGAACAATATATAGAAGCGGTTTATACGAcccatattaaaattatttaataggTGCAATTTCTAAACCTATCCTAAAAAATAGAGCAATAAAAGTGGTCCACGACACTGGTTCTGTGAAAAATTTGTTACATGTCTTCAATATGAGCAGTTTACCGAATGCTCCTAATGATTATATCAATAAGAGCAATTTATGGAAGCGGTTTATACGACCAATACTAAAAGTATTCGATAGGTACAATTTCTAAACCTATCCTAAAAAATAGAACAATAAAAGTGGTCCACGACATCGGTTCTGTGAAAAACGTTGTTAAATGTCTTCATTATGGCAGTTTCCCGAATCCTCTTAATAGTTATATCAATAAGAGCAATTTATAGAAGCGGTTTATACGACCAATACTAAAAGTATTCAATAGGTACAATTTCTAAACTTATCCTTAAAAAATAGAGCAATAAAAGCGGTTCACGACACCGGTTCTGTGAAAAACTTTGTTACATGCATGTCTTCAATATGAGCAGTTTCCCGAATGTTCATAATAGTTATATCAATAAGAGCAATTTATAGAAGCGATTTATACGACCAATACTAAAAATATTCAATAGGTACAATTTCTAAACCTATCCTAAAAAAATATAGCAATAAAAGCGGTCTATGACACAGGGTCTGTGTAAACCGCTGTTACATGTCTTCAATATGAGCTGTTTCCGGAATGCTCCTAATAGTTATGACAATAAGAGCAATTGATAGAAACAGTTTATACGACCAATACTAAAAGTATTCAATAGGTACAATTTCTAAACCTATCTTAAAAAATAGAGCAGTAAAAGCAGTCTATAACACAGGGTCTGTGAAAACCGCTGTTGCATGTCTTCAATATGAGCTGTTTCCGGAATGCTCCTAATAGTTATGACAATAAGAGCAATTTATAGAAACGGTTTATCTGACCGATACTAAATATATTCAATagatataattttcaaatcagTCCTAAAAAAACAGAGCCATAAAAGCGGTTCACAACACCGATTTTTTGAAACCGCtgttaaaaatattcaattagagTAATTTCCAGAATGGTCCTAGTAGCTAAATCAATGGGAGCAATTTATAGTAGCGGTTGATACAAATCGGTACTAATAATGGCGCAACTAAAGCGGTTATGAAACTATTGCTAAAAATAAGGAAATAGAAACGATTTAAGTAAAACCGATTTTGTTGTTCAGTTTGCACGAACGGTTTTAAAAGTGTTCCTAAAAAATTGTTTCtagaaacaatttttttttgtagtgaaagTGGGTTATATTTCAAACGAAAAATGTTGAGGGAATTATGATATTTCAGCGGCATCTTGAAGACAAGTTTCGGCCATCTCGAAACTTTGCAAACATACAAGTTAGAGGAAATCCAGCAGTTTTCGTGTTCGACTTTTTAGTTAGTTCTTCTCTCATTTTTGAAGATAATTATCAGGTTAGTgagcttatatatatatgtgtatgtgtgtgtgtgtgtgtgttttgaaGATAATAATAAGGTAAGTGAgcttatatatgtgttttaaaataatgatgGTCATGTTTTTGAAAACTCAATCATACACTACTCGTTTAACGTCATTTGATTTGTATATGTTTTGTTCCGCATGATTCCTCTATTACGCTATGAATTCTTGAAAATGCACTGTTAGGATTTGATTTAAAAGTAGTAAGGAAATTTCTAGAACATGATAAGATAAGACCTTAATGCGGTGTGTTACAATAACCGATACACGGACTcgtccccttagaggagtaacaaaTAAGGACTTGTTAGTATACCATGGATAAATAGCTGAATAGCAGTTCCTTGTTTTGGTATGTTTTGATATATACCTTGTTTCGAATTTTGTTTGTCTCATCTCTTGACTTATATTGCGATATGTTCTACGACACTTCCCCCCCTTTTCCCTCCCTAGATAAGCCTttccatttgttttatttcaagaaatgaCTCCACGTACTAGTGATGAAATAACCCAATGTATTATGCGTGAACTAGCCCTCAGCAAACACGAGATTGCGATgaccactacaagaaatttgCCCTTCAACAAAActcatacgacaacggttttttattaaaaccgttgtctttgactttttaacaacgattttagtgaaaatcgttgtcgtatagcgtttttttaagcaaaagacaacggttttctaaaaacctttgtcttttagcgttttttaggggatcaaagacaacgatttttagaAAAACATTGTCTTTGAacgtttttttagggtcaaagaaaacggtttaaaaaaccgttgtttaTTAgcatgtttttttggacaatcgacaacgACTTTAGAAAACCGTTATGGATTAGCGTTTTTTTAGGTTGTCTTTGAGCTTTTTTTTAGAGTGTTGTCTTTTTAttgtgttttttggacaaaccacaacggtttttagaaaaTCGTTGTGGATTAGcatgttttttggacaaaacCGTCGCATTtgtaaattagcgacgattttacgaaaaatcgtcgctatatgtagcgacggttttaataaaaccgtcgtAAGTTTTAAATCGACGACGGTTTTTGTTAGAACTGTCATCGATTTAAAAATGacgacggttttattaaaaaacCGTGGCTATAATAGCGACGGCTTTagctaaaccgtcgctattagcgacagtttaaaaatcgtcgctaatagcgacggcttaaccacaaaccgtcgctaatagcaacggtttaaccaaaaaccgttgcaaattatctataaatatccgcatttTCGATTCATTTTCTTCACACtctaaatttttctctcttacatgATTTTAAATTCGAAATAGGATAAGTGTTTCGTTTCAATTCTTGGTAAATTcctaagtgttagttaagatcctGAATATTATTAGTTTAGTcagattttaagtttattttgatagatttatttaattataaaattaaaattttttattttacgtaaaCAAATAGCGACGGATTtagtcaaaaaccgtcgctaattaacgaTGGTATAGTCAAAAATCGTCGCTCAGTAGCGACGGATTTCtcaaaaaccatcgctaaaattagcgacggtttatcttaaaccgttgctaattaccGTCGCAATTTTTAGCtttaaaccgttgtcattgaacacactttcaacaacaccctcaattACAACAATTTTAAATGGCCCACGACAACGGACCTTAGAGCTCAGCTCTTCGAAGAGCAACAAGAACATCAAGAGCGATTGTTGGTCAAATACTTAGCATATGAAGActtgaagaaagaaaaacaacagTAAGAAGAGCTCAATGACCACCTCCAAACTTTTCAAAAGACATTAAAAATGAAACCTAACTTTACCTACATCTTTCCCTCTATCTAAAATTTATCATAGAGTTAAAACCGccctaaaatataattattgattaatgaTGTCAAAGATATAAACGTAACTTgcaacaaaatattttctaaatacatgtgtgtgtgtgtgtataagtgCATAAAATTCATAGATGATTAAAATGAAAACACCTTGATATATATTGTCTGTAACGAAacctttaaaatattataaagagGTCTCCATCAATGGCGGTTGGAAGGGGAGCCCACACGCGCGCTCTCTCTCTCTTTGCCAATTTTGCGCCACCTTTTCTCTCTCACCCTTCAAGCTTTCCCCACAATTCTGCTCACTGCTGATAGTGAgttttaataataatagaaaaaacaataaatatattagGTAAAGTAATCATCATTTAGGGTTTcccatttttctttcttccttTGCAGAATTTGTTGCTGCTTTTTTCCCTTATATATACGAATCCCATTTGTTCTTCCATTCTTCCCTGGCTAACCCACTTGGGATATTTGTTTCGCTTCCTTTCTTCATTCATTCGCACGAGAACTGCACCCGTTCCCTCGGACCGACCCGTCCAGGCCGGGACAGCAAGAAGACAACTATACGTGCAGTTCTTCGATGCGCGAGGAAAGCATCTGCTGTCTTTTCTTGTGTTCTTGTTGTCTTGCCTTTCTATATCCTATATATTCCTATAGCTTCGGAACATATTTCTTTGGATTTGGGAAAAAGGTTGCTTAGTTTAGTAGTTTATAAGGGTTTTGTATGAGAAACTTTTGCTTTGGGGTGGATCGGATCGAGTGGTGAGTTGTTCAGTTCTATATCACTGGATTTGAAAACTTTGAGAGGTTTGAGTTTTCTTGATTCATTTCAGTTCTTTATGTAGGAGATTGTTTTCTTTTTACTCATCATAGACTTTAAATAGTGTAATTAGTATAATTTCTTTTGCCAAAGTTGTAAATTTATATAGGATCGATCCATAATTCTAAAGCAGATCGATATTAATCGATATGCGTCTGATCAAGATTTAATTTTTACGATCCATCGAAGATAATTAATTCCTAGAGTACACTCCTCGTGATATGATCAACACCTTGTTTTTGACAATGACCTTTTTCTTAGTTAAGAATTTATAGTAAAACTGATCGATCTATATATTTACTTCAAACTCAAGCTTCATTTTCGCTTTTCTCCCTACTTTTAATCTTCTTCTCTTCATTCTTGCAACCCTTTTGATGGCTATAATTTTGTAGCCGAGGATGTATAAAGTGACCTAAAGAAGTGATGATAAGTTAAGTTTCATGCAAAAAAAGTTATTATCACATGTCAAATTTCTATTTCTACACATAATAATAACCTTAGCACTATATTCCATATGCCTGATTTCCATCAATCGAGTGAATTcatgatttattaaaaaaatccacatatattgcatggataatttttttttgaagggaTAATTTAAGGGATAACGAAAAACGAATGGCGTGGATTTCTTGTTTTTGTAGGCTACGACATGCTAAGTACTGCTAGTGAATGGATGGATATTATCAATGTTTGGAAGAATTTTAGATCcaaccataaaaaaaaaaaacatgtgattGTGTTTACCATGATTACTTGCATGCTTGGCACCTTCAGTACTTATTATGTTTTGAGGTTTTTCTATATTGGAATTAATTGAATATGTGCATGCTAGAAAATGTCATGGGGGGGAGATTAAATCTAGATGTGATACAGTCaatatgtatttttatcttggattaattttcttttatactcgctcattttttagaaaaaattctatTAAAGATTGAAGACATTTTTCAGTATTGATAAAACTaccatattaattatatatatgtgtgtgtgtgtgtgtatgcaCACACCTCGCGAAATTATGTGATATTGCATTCCATTTCTCTATTTTTTCAGATTCTTTTTTAATAGGAACCAATTTGAAGATTAAACAACTGGCATCTGTTATATTCAAATTTCCTAACACCGCTTAGTGAAAAGTTACATAAGATCAGAAACGGGAATTAGACTATGTGAACGTCGATGTTTTAGTTAAACATTTAGGCATGAGCTAAGATCAGCTAAAACTAGCTATAAATTTGAATACCAGGTCTCAGAAAAATCCAAGAAATAATGAATACTTTTTCACATGTTCCTCCTGGTTTCCGGTTCCATCCTACCGATGAAGAACTTGTTGATTATTATCTAAGGAGAAAGGTTAATTCAAGACGAATCGACTTGGATGTAATCAAAGATGTCGATCTTTACAAAATCGAGCCTTGGGATCTTCAAGGTAATACAGTATAAATTTGAGATAGTTCATATGTTATTAAGTTTCAAAATGATTATAAAGAGCATGTAtatgtaataatataatattagtaagTACAGTAGTGGAACAAAGAAAATAAACCTAACACCATTAGTTGATTTTTCGTTAGAGCTATGCAGAATAGGAACAGAAGAGCAAAATGAATGGTACTTTTTCAGCCACAAAGATAAGAAATATCCAACCGGAACGCGCACAAATAGAGCCACTGCAGCTGGGTTTTGGAAGGCAACTGGAAGAGACAAGGCGATTTATTCGAAGCAGGACTTAATTGGTATGAGAAAAACCTTGGTCTTTTACCAAGGAAGAGCCCCTAATGGTCAAAAATTGGATTGGATCATGCACGAATATCGTCTGGAGACCGACGAAAATGGAACCCCTCAGGCAAGTAAACTAATATTTATGCAAATACATGgataaaagaaattattttcccTCTAGAAATACCACAGGAAATTAGGGTTTTCATGATCATACTTTAGCAAAAAATCAGCATAATCATTGATACAAAATACAGAATTTTACACAGTCTATACATGGTGACATAATCTAATACAGTCGTATAATTCTGATCATTATACAGGAAGAAGGATGGGTTGTTTGTAGGGTTTTCAAGAAACAATTAGCAGCAGTTCGAAAACTCATGGGGGAGCACGATTCACCTATCTGGTACGATGATCAAGTTGCATTCATGCAGGATATGGACTCCCCAAACCAGCATTCTCAATTAAATCTCCAATATCCGTACCCTAATTACAATTCTTGCAAGAAAGAGCTCGATTTGCAGTATGGAATCACACCAGATCATTTCCTCCAGCTTCCTCTTTTAGAAAGTCCGAAAGTGGCTTCTTTTCCAGGCTTGAACATGAACAATGGCAGCAATTTTTTGCACTCTTCCGGGCTTATTCAAGAACAAATACATCTtattgatcaaaattttcactcaatgtttaaaaataatggTGAACATTCGAACGATCAGGTTACAGACTGGAGGGTTCTTGACAAATTTGTGGCATACCAACTTAGACAAGAAGAAATTTCTACAGAAAACGAAACGTTCCCGGTCGTTGAAGATTCCAACATGATTGCTAGGAACTTGGAGAAGCAAGAAATGGCATTGGATAATGCTTCGAACTCTACATCGTCAAGCTGCCAGATTGATCTGTGGAAGTGAATATATCTGCTTAAGAGATGCAAGGTTACTATATGTGGATATGCAAATGGATGAAGAATTACCACcatcattattattactattataagtttcttgtaaataataaaaactgaatttattattaatattatatctacAACCTAACTAATATTgaatcttggaatataccatatatattatatatattatttaagacGCGATCTTATTAATTGTAAGATAGGTGTTGTCTATGTAATGATCTGATGATAACCACAGTGCTGTCTATGTTGTTAAACCGTGGTTAATTCTAGATCTACGATAtgcatttgtattgaagaattAAGTACTGCTATAATGAATGTATTTGTAATTTCCctcaagtttttgtcttattatATTCAAGTAAAAGGCAAAATTTGGTTAAATAGAAGAAAACAAGTGATCTTCATTAAGCCATATAACTAATGAAGTTAAATTTTCAGTTATATCGGTTATTTCGGAAATTTGAGTGATCATGTTTAAGTATATtcttgtatatatatgtgtgtgtgcgctCATTAGTCTCTCAATGCAAATTTCTcacatttgtttatttttagttatttgtTCCATTCATATGATtccatatatttaatatatacagCGAATATTCCATCGATACAGAGAGAGatacaataaaattttgaaatattgctgTTGTCTCTCCTATTATCTATAGATAATAATTATCCTGTAAAAAGGTGATTTCGGGGTGGCATGCTACACTGAGATTTAAGCGATCTCAAGTGAaggaatatatataatttcccTTTTGTTTTGCGGTCCATTTAATAACTTTACTTCGAAGGCTAGCCTCatgcaattatttatttcaattcTTGGAAGTAAGCACAAACAACATGTTACAAACACCTTTACGCAAACAGGGTTTCTTCTACTTTACATGCAAGTAAACTTGTATGTAGTAGCGAAAGCCACGGAATTTGAAATAAAGAAGGATAAAAATGGTCCAACGGCTACGGTATAATAGCTGAAATTAGACTTATAAAGAGCACGAAGAAATTTGGTAGTAAATAAACGACTGATATCTTAGTATAAAAATTTGTGGAACATACTTTTTTATACACTAATTACATATGAAACTTAGAAGAATATCAATCTAAAGGTAGCGATCTGAATTCTGACCCTATACTCTTACTAGCCATGCTTTCGTACACAATATtcattaattttctcaaaatctgcTGGTTAGGTTTTAAGTTTTAACCTTTGAGAGAGTTGGAAATTCCATATTGCAAAAGAATATGGAAAGTTAAAAACATTAAACAAGAAAACATTTCCAAAGGCAAACCGCAGTTTCTTGCTCATATACAATGTAATCATCGAAATTTTAGtggatatttatatataaaaaaaatgattcaaaaTGCATATATTCATAAAATCGGTTGATTCATTGTATCCTTCAGCACACATTTTGACATAGTGATGGAGTCAGATGGGGGCGGATACACAATCCAGGCTCTGATGAACAATGTTTCGACACGTGAAGTTCAAAAACTAGGGAGAAAATCTATACCTTTGATGAAGTACTAAACAGCAATACCAAGAAACTATTGCAAGAGTCTTGTTCTCGAACCGGCCCCGAGTTTCTATGATAATACAAGGGATTAAGCTCAACAGTCCCTTTCAAGAAACTGTAAAACTCATGCAATGTATAATGGATATATATACTCATTATTGAATGAGTGATATAATCCCACTTCAACTCGTCGACCTTGATCTTTGGGAAAAGATGCATGAATTTGGTATCCTAGGAAATAAAGGGAATTAGCTTTTTCAAGTCAATCCGAGTTTCGAGTCATGTAGGCTTGAGGTCAAAAGTATATGTATAAATGCTTATATATATACAGAAAGAGGAGGGGAGACTGCATGATCATAATTTGAATGCGAATGATGATTTAATCTATAGTTTTAAGATAatcaaaacttttatttttgataGAGAACGAAACGACTATACATATATGCTTGTTCGATCATGCTCGAGTATGTGTGGAGTACTGGCTGATGATCATGAGCTGCTGCGCATGCAAGATATACATATGATCTGAGGAGATGGGAACGATGGCCTTGcaaaaatttataatgtttgtttgcaaaggAAGTTAGTTAACATCATTAACAGCGTGAAAAATTTCACGTGACTTCGCTATAATTAATGTTCCAACAACAGTTATAATTTCACGTGACTtcgctatatatatattttgaacatGGTCTTTGGACAGGCCTGCAGCAGGCTTATCTTTTAAATCATCATTGAGTTTCTTCTTGTAGAGGTCAAAATATATTACGCATGATGTATAATTGGAGCTCAATAATTTTGTGGGAACGTGAAAATTTCAATGGTTTTACGTAGGGAGTACAAGGGTTTTGTTCATACAACCCACATGGATAGTGCTTTATCCACTCAGCATATGATACGTGTGTAGAGTGGATAAATCGTGACCACTTACTCATTATGACGTATGGATATATAAGTGACCATGATTCATCGCTCAGAACACATGTCATTAAAAAGACTGGATGATAACATTACTCATATGAGTAGCATCTACAAAGTCGATTATAACGATAcatgaaatgaaaaataagGCTATAATTTAGGGTCCCTTTGAATGACATTTTTTCTGCCGATGTGAggcttgaaaaaaaaattgaggttTAGATTACatttagaaaaagaaaattgatttaGGGTTAGATTTTGAGAGTTTTAGTTGTCCATGTGACTTTTTTCAATCTCGAAATTACctttgtaataataatattcctttaaattagtaatttttctattttctaAATATGATTTGAACATGGTCTTTTTTTTGCAAGTGTGAAATAAACTCAGAAacctctattttttttaagagagGCTGATAAATAATTCTTTTTGTCGGGTAGTAATTCGGAAAATATGTATATTTCATTCAATATGACTAGagctcaaaaaataataataagtcaAATAGCTATAGtatcaatttataaaatcaCAATCAAGAGTGATGtacctcaaaattttcaattgggtatttgggtttgcattattttttaattttaagtattttttgGGTACAGTGTGTAATATAATAATACAAGTATTCCTAttgttcaataaaaaaaaaattaaattacaacTATATAAGAGAATGTGAAATAgactaaatataaatttataaagaataaaaaacaaagcaaagtaattattctttttattttcaaatgttatgaaaatattttccaaaatttcgcAAACCATGATTCAATAATATATGAACTTTTCATAAAAGCAGCGCTGCCAGCCAACATGGAGACAGCACATTCTTCAGTCACTGATTGATTGTCTCTCGTCGGGTGGCTTGCATTGTGTGTCATCCTCATCGCTTACAGTCAACCAAATACTGATCAAAAAAACTTTGCAAGTTGggcctacacacacacacacgcccATAAATTACACATTTTTTAGGAAATTTATCTCAATCTCATCAAGTTGAATGAACATTCGAAAAACTAACTTCAATAGCAAAAATTACTCTAAACCAAAGGCCCGACTCAAATAATATTTCTCAACAAACGAAAGATTTAATTAGTGAACACccaaatgggaaaaaaaaattttaatttgttaactttcACGGCTTAAATTGCAAGGAGATTTTACTATCGTTCTGAACTCCTCAAAGGGAACTAAATTGTACCCATTAAACGAACATATCGGGCATCATACTAAGATGACTAGTTGAAGCAAATTAGCTGATCGAGAAACTATAATTCAACAAAGAGTAACCAATTTTTGACACC contains the following coding sequences:
- the LOC140985717 gene encoding NAC domain-containing protein 7-like, translated to MNTFSHVPPGFRFHPTDEELVDYYLRRKVNSRRIDLDVIKDVDLYKIEPWDLQELCRIGTEEQNEWYFFSHKDKKYPTGTRTNRATAAGFWKATGRDKAIYSKQDLIGMRKTLVFYQGRAPNGQKLDWIMHEYRLETDENGTPQAKGWVVCRVFKKQLAAVRKLMGEHDSPIWYDDQVAFMQDMDSPNQHSQLNLQYPYPNYNSCKKELDLQYGITPDHFLQLPLLESPKVASFPGLNMNNGSNFLHSSGLIQEQIHLIDQNFHSMFKNNGEHSNDQVTDWRVLDKFVAYQLRQEEISTENETFPVVEDSNMIARNLEKQEMALDNASNSTSSSCQIDLWK